The Peribacillus simplex genome contains the following window.
GGGTTAATTTCTCATGTTCCAGAATTAAAAGAAAGAATAGATGCCCAGCTCCAAGTCATCTCGACACAAAAAGGGAGTCGTACGTCCTTCTATTTTGCTGGATAAATCAAGAAAAAAAGAATGGCTAAGGAGTGAAAGTGGCTCCCATGCCATTCTTTTTAATTTTTAGGAATGAACTACTCTATGTTAATATCATCAGCTGTTTTTCCGGGGGAAAACTTATGGATACGAATCACCAATATTGGATTTGAGAATTCAGCGGTAATTCTTCGTGAGCAAATCGAAAAGGGGAAAGGGATTTTTCTCTGTGTGGGTATTGTATCCGCTTTTTTTTCAAGTAATGGCTTATGAGTATCATCAACGATGATCGATAGCTCATTATCACGTAAACAAACTTTAATATCTTTCACATCATGATTTTCCAAAACCGCTTCCACCATATACTCATCGTCACTTTCGTATATATCAATTGAAAAAAGTTGATGATCCAACGCACAAGTTTCCGGATCCAGAAAAAACTTTTTTACCCATTCATCAAACTTTTCAACCTCATTCATTTGCAATCCATGTTGATTGTCTTGCATGTTGATACCCCCGGTTTTCCTTTGTTGTATTATATGTTGAATTATGAATGTGGTGATTGATAAAGTGAAAATGGATGATTGAAAGATACAGGAAAACGTGGTTCAAAAAATTCAGGAATATAAATGTATAAAAAGTATCCAACGATTTTTAGAAAAAGTAACCAAAGCACAGGAACGAGGGCTGTGTGTGTATTAACGGGAATCATAAAGTAGAAGGAAGCTAACAGAGATGACCAATTCTAAAAGAGTTGGTCATCTCTTTATTTACATGATCATTTTGATCTATAACGCGTCACCTCCATCTTAATTCAAAACTAGGCTTTACTGCTGTCGAAATGAACAAGCTCAATCCTTGTTAGTACAGTTATGAATATCATAAGGAATGTAATTTTTAAATAACTCACCGCCGCCTCGTATTGGAATCTTAATGAAGAAAATACGCCCTCTTATCACTTCCCGAAACAGTGGAATTTGCCGTTGTTGCTGTAAAGGCGCCATAATCCAAAAAGACCTCTTTAAAGCGCCCGATTGCTTGCATTTATTGATTGAAAGAGATCACGATATTTGTAGATTAGCTTTTCATAGGATGTCGACTTCTTACTCTTTTTCTTCTGATTGGTCAAAATAGAAAACCTTACTTTAGGGTGAAAAAGGTGGAGGGGGGCGCTATTAATCGATCAAAGAAGTGTGGAAACAATTTCTCAATTGCTGCTTCTCCTCCTTTTAATAAAACATGAGGATGGTAGCTTATGGCACTCTTTTGCCTAGCGGCTTTTTCCGTCCATCTTTCACCTGCTTCCAAGATGATTAATTCTCGAAAAGTATGTGATAGGGCTTGGCAGCTGTTTCCCTGCGATGCTTCCTCCGATAATTATTGCTTTCTCCAATATGATTCGTCCCCCAATCCCGCTGCAAGTATTCGTGTTCTCTCGATAAAACTACTTTCCTTATAGGTGAACATCAAATGAAGTCCCATCCACCACTAATTCGTGAGACTCACCATCTGCTATATCGTCGGTAGTGAATGAAAAGGACTTGAGCCCGTCGATTTTTTCTTCGGAATCGACTAATAAGCCAATTGTGCCTTTTCTTGTTTCTCCTGGTTGGTAATCTAATCGACTTACTTTTTTTGTCCCCATAAAAGTATCCCCGGAGTGGATGAAATTTTTAGAAGGCACATTATATGTAAGGTCATCATTGAAAGTAACATGTTCCATGCTGAAGAACTGCAGTTCCTTGGGACCTTTATTTTCCACAGAATAAGTTATTTCAAGATAAGTTACCTCTTTGCCAATATCCGTTTTAGACCAGGCAGACTGCTGATCGATTTCCTCCATGGTTAAATTCTCTTTATAGTATATCGAATAGGCTTCTTCAAAACTCAATCCCGTATAGGATTTGAGCTCCTCCTTTACTTCATCTGTGAGTGAAGAAAATTGAATCATGCGGATATCCTTGATTGTGATGGCCATTGGAGCCAATTCAAATGACTCATTTATAGACTTCGTTTCTAGTAATGTGAGTGTTCCCCAATCTTTTTGGCGGACCTTATCGCCGACTCTTTCAAGATGGGTCCCGCCATATTCCTGTACCTCAGGAATTTTGGACTCCTTGGCTTCTGCATTTTTCCGTTTTTCGGTCTTATTATCGCTGCCGAAATAATTGAAGGCTATAACACTTGAAAAAATAAGCAATAATCCAGCAATTATTGAAATGGTCCATCTTTTACGAATATTTCATCACTCCTTAAACTATCGATGTCATAAACTATAATATACCTTTTTTTCGCAAATGAAGGAAGAGTACCCATCTTGTTGCCGAAAATCGACATAGTTTGAGTTTGCATAAAAAGTTAACTGCATTCATGTTGCAATATAATTATTTCTCTTTTTATTAAGGCATTGTTCTTTAATTAGACTACTGGGGCGTTATATCTTTTTATCAAAAGCGAAAACAATGTAAAAAGGAGAGAAAAACCAACAAGGGGCTTTTTGAGATATGTAGGGGACATAACGGGCCATCCTCTTAGCGGAAGCAACAGTCTTCATGAGCAACGGCTTTATTAATCTATGCGTAAACTTGCCGATCAGGAACTATTCTTCTTGTGCCGTCAGCGAATTTAGGCGTTTTTTTTGGAGGAATCCGGATTCCAGGGCATCTGACGTCAAGATGGTCTCGCACAACATAATCTGGTGGGAAAAAAGAAAAAAGCCGTGGCAATTCATCTGGGGTACCATGGTCTTTCTGCCTTGATCTCTCCATCACCATCCTTTGGTGTGTTTTCGCGAGATTTCTCAGCTATAGTACAAGCGATTTTATATTAAAGTCATATCATATTACAAGGGAAAATCCTAAGAAACTGAGGACATGCTAGGTAATGGATCAATGGATGATGAAAATGGCTTAGGAACGAACAAATAGAAAGGTCTTTACTTCCTGGATTTAATTTTTGCTTTAGTTTCCAATATAAACAGCCAGAACTAAATCTTTTGTTTAGGCTCTTTTCGTAAAGATTGTTGTTTTTAAAACGAAACTATTTAAGGTTGATTGGAGCGGAAGTGCGAGACTCCTGCGGGAGCAGCGGGACAGGTGAGACCCCACAGGCGTTCTCACCGCCCGCCCCGCGGCAAGCGAGCATCTGGAGGGGAAATCAACCACTCACTACCTGGTAAATAGCAACAAAGTATGTGAAAACAGCCTTTGTTTATTATTGATTCTTCTATGTACTTGTTTTTTCATCTATCTGGAAATCCATCTCACTAGTCACAAATTTTTTAAAAAAGGAGACGCATATGGAATGTGGCCAATTAACAATGGTAAGGAAAGGATACATCAGCCGAATAAAAGTAAACTGCTGCTGTCCCAGCAAGAGATAAAAGCCATTGAGTCTTGGGTATCTCAAATGTGGACATACCAATTTTATAAAACCGCAAGACAAATAGTGTCTACTGCTAGTAAAACGCTAAAATTCAAGTATAAAATGATTGGGTATGGTTTAAACCGAGTTGTCTATGATTTAAATAATGGCTATATATTAAAAATTGCATTATCAGAAGTAGGCTTAATAAGCAATGCAAATGAGGCCTATATATATAATAACTGTAATAAGGAAGTCAAAAAGTATCTATGTCCGGTTAAGGAGTATGGGCTGGGCTGGATTATCATGAAGAAGGTGGACACGAAAGTGTCAATCATGGAATATACGAAACTGATCAAGTTGGAATTGAAATTCCTGAGGTACAGTATCATTCCAATAGATTTGCGTTTAGATAATGTCGGATTTAATGAGAATAATGAAATGGTTGTCATTGATTACGGTCTATTCACCATGGATCTCATAAGCCCTTTTCTGCGAAGGTTAGTTTATCCAAGGGCAAATGATAGATAAATAATGGCTGCAAATGGCAGTATTTTTTGAGAATCCAAATTCATTAATCCCAATGTGAATAATAGAAATTTCATTTACAAATTTAACCTATTTGAACCATTTCACCGCGAGCATATTAATGGGTATTAAATTAAACAAATTATAATATATTTAGGTAAAGACCTCGCTAGAATATTTAAATTGAAGTTTTCACAAGGAAGTGGTGGTCAAAGAAGGCTTGGGTAATTAGACTTTGGGTAATAATCTTAAAAAGCTACACGAATTTGCTTACTTATCTTCACCAATAACAAAGTTGGGTGCTCCACATGTAGGGTTAGTTCTGCAAGTAAAGGTTCTGACAAGTGTTGTTTAATTACATTTGGATAGATTGTAATTTCACCTGGTAGAGAAACACAGGTATTTCGGAAAAGGGTACGCCAACACCTAAAATACTAGCTAAAACCATGCTAGTAAAACCATCAATTATTGAAAAAAGTCGTTACTCTTCAAAGTCATGTCAAGACAAGGAATTTCCTATAATCAAGCATACAAAACCACCTTAATCAAGTATTCATCTGAAAGGTGGTTTTGTTATGCCATTCTTAACCATTTTTCACTTAATGACCTATGTTTTCTAAATAAGGGAGTTCATTTTAAACTATAGCTAAATTGAATTTTCTTAGGTTCCATACAGTGAAAATGGAGAAAGTTGACTTATCAAGTTGTACCAACAAATGCCCGCTTGAATTCCGGTCGAGCGATTCGTGCCGATACAAATAAGCACTAAAGGGTCTTGCTATCATTCGTCTCTTATTTTAAAGCTAATAAACTTCTGTTCCATCATCTCATTCATCGCATATTTGACGCCTTCTCGACCAACACCGCTGTCCTTCCAGCCGCCATAAGGCATATTATCAATCCGATAAGTTGGGATATCATTGATGACGACTCCACCTGTTTCCAAGCGTTCTGCCGCATAGAAAGCACGTTCTATACTTGGTGTCATCACTCCTGAGTTCAATCCGTAACGTGAATCGTTTGCATCCTTGATGGCATCATCCAGCGTTTCGAATGGGAAAATACAGACGATTGGACCAAATACTTCGAAACGAAATACCTTTGAATCACGATTTACATTGGTTAAGACGGTAGGCACTAGTACATTGCCTTCCACTGTACCGCCGCACTCGATTTTTGCTCCTTCCTGTACTGCCTCGTCTATCCAACTTTGTAACCGTTCCAATTCTTTTTTTGAAATAACCGCTGTAATATTTGTATTTTCCTCCAAGGGGGAACCGATGACAAGCTGTTTTGTTGCACTGACGAATCGATCTAAAAATTGTTGGTACAGTGATTTGTGGACATAAATTCTTTGGATCGAGATACACACCTGCCCATTATTCGTAAATGAACCCATCACACTTCGTTGAATAATTTTATCGATGTCGACTCCTTCATCAATGATGAAAGGCGAATTGGATCCGAGTTCAAGGGTAAGCTTACGGAAGCCTGCCTGCTGCTGGATAAGGTGTCCGACCTCTACACTGCCTGTGAAAGTCACTTTTTTTACATGTGGATGGGTCGTCAACGCTTCACTTAAAACATCTCCCTTACCCGGAATGATGTTCAAAACTCCCTCCGGCAGCCCTGCTTCTTGAAAGATATCGGCAAGAACCAGTGCACTCAAAGGGGTTTGTTCGGCAGGTTTTAACACGATCGAATTACCAGCCGCAATAGCTGGACCAACTTTATGGGCGACAAGATTAAATGGAAAGTTAAATGGGGTAATCGCCGTTACCACGCCAATAGGGGTATGAATTGTAAAGCCAAAACGGTTTACCCCACCCTGTGCAGCATCCATCGGAATTTGTTCTCCATAATTGTTCTTTGCCGCTTCTGCAGCAAAACGATAGGTCTGAACCGTACGATTCATTTCCTCACGAGCATTTCGAATCGTTTTCGCCGCCTCTAGAGAAACGATTTTCGCAAGTTCTTCACTGCGTTCTTCCATGATTGCTGCAGCTTTCATTAAAATTTCGGCTCGAGCATGCGCCGGGAAGGATCGGTATTTCTGAAAAGCGGCATTTGCCTCAACTATTGCTTCAATGGCATCCGCAGGCTCAGCCTGTCCGATTTGTGCAATTTCTTCATTTGAATGGGGATTAAATAACGGCTCATACGATTTAGCTTCCCGCCATTTACCACCGATCCACAATTGCCACTTTTTCTTCATCTGACATTCCTCCAATACTACATGTTTTATAATTTACAAATATAATCACCCAGTGTTTTCGAGAGCTTTACATTTTCCGAATAATCGACATCCACATCAATCAAGACAATTTCCTGACTCGAAATCGCTTCTTCTAATGCATGAAGCAATTCATCGGAATGGGTTACTTTCACTCCTTTAACACCAAAACTTTTTGCGAAGCTTAAAAAGTCTGGGTCGGTAAATTCAATCGCATTCGTACGATCAAATTTATTCAATTGCTTCCACTCAATTAGGCCGTATTTTGAATCATGGAAAATGACTATCACGAAGGCAAGGCCCAGACGTTTTGCAGTTGCCAATTCAACCCCATTCATTAGAAATCCGCCATCCCCTGTAACCGCAATGACAGGTTTATCAGGTTTTGCCAGTTTTGCCGCAATCGCACCGGGAATGGCAATCCCCATCGATGCAAAGCCATTAGAAATGATAGTGTGATTAGGCTTTTCCGGTTGATACATCCGAGCCATCCATAATTTATGTGCACCAACATCAGAAATGACAATGGCATTTCCCTTTTCCGCCTTTTTCAAATCAGCGATAATCCGCTGAGGGATGATAGGGCTTCCTGATACATTATCTGAAGAATGAAATTTTTCAATAATTTGAGACCTTAATCTTTTCACTTCTGGCCAAAGCTCTTTTTTAACTACATCAGTGGTCAATGCTTCAAGTGACTCTGTTACGTTCCCGACCAATTCAGCTTGAACGGGGTAATAAGCATCAACCTCAGCCGGTCGAGCATCAATATGAATAATCTGATTCATTGCCTCATCGTTCCAATACTTTGGCAAATATTCGACGAAATCATAGCCGACGGTGATAATAAGATCGGCCAAATCAAACCCGCATAGAACATAATCCCTTGCTTGCATCCCTACTGTAAAAAGGGTCAACGGATGGTTAGAAGGTAAAACTCCTTTGGCCATGAACGAATTCACAACAGGAATTTGTTTCTCCTCAGCAAATTTACGTAAGGACTCCGTAGCTCCATCGCGGATTACGCCATTACCAGCTAGAATAATAGGCTTTTTAGCGCGATTTATTAATTCTACAGCTTTTTTGATTTCTTCTTCGGCTGGATTGGATCTAGGGATTGGTGTAACCGGAAGTGGCTCACCTTCTGTATCCATCATTGCCACATCTTCCGGAAGCTCGATATGAACAGCACCCGGCTTTTCAATGACTGCAGTCTTAAATGCTTTACGGATAATTTCCGGAATCGTATGAGGCACCTTAATTTGTTGATTCCATTTCGTTACTTCCTTAAAAACTCCAATAATGTCCACATATTGATGCGACTCCTTATGAATTCGATCAAGCCCCGCCTGACCAGTAATCGCAACAACAGGGGAATAATCCAAATAAGCACTTCCTATCCCTGTTAATAAATTGGTTGCACCCGGTCCCAATGTACTCAAACAAACGCCAGGCTTTCCAGTTAGCCGCCCATAGATGTCTGCCATAAATGCTGCAGCTTGTTCATGGTGGACTAAGATAAATTTAATATCAGAGCTTATTAGAGAATCAACAAGATCCGTATTTTCCTCACCAGGTATCCCGAAAATATACTGAACACCTTCATTCTCTAAACATCTTATAAACAAATCAGATGCCTTCATACTATTCCCTCCTCGACCATTGATTTCTTCCCTATATGTTGGCTTTGCCTAC
Protein-coding sequences here:
- a CDS encoding aldehyde dehydrogenase family protein, whose protein sequence is MKKKWQLWIGGKWREAKSYEPLFNPHSNEEIAQIGQAEPADAIEAIVEANAAFQKYRSFPAHARAEILMKAAAIMEERSEELAKIVSLEAAKTIRNAREEMNRTVQTYRFAAEAAKNNYGEQIPMDAAQGGVNRFGFTIHTPIGVVTAITPFNFPFNLVAHKVGPAIAAGNSIVLKPAEQTPLSALVLADIFQEAGLPEGVLNIIPGKGDVLSEALTTHPHVKKVTFTGSVEVGHLIQQQAGFRKLTLELGSNSPFIIDEGVDIDKIIQRSVMGSFTNNGQVCISIQRIYVHKSLYQQFLDRFVSATKQLVIGSPLEENTNITAVISKKELERLQSWIDEAVQEGAKIECGGTVEGNVLVPTVLTNVNRDSKVFRFEVFGPIVCIFPFETLDDAIKDANDSRYGLNSGVMTPSIERAFYAAERLETGGVVINDIPTYRIDNMPYGGWKDSGVGREGVKYAMNEMMEQKFISFKIRDE
- a CDS encoding Hsp20/alpha crystallin family protein — protein: MQDNQHGLQMNEVEKFDEWVKKFFLDPETCALDHQLFSIDIYESDDEYMVEAVLENHDVKDIKVCLRDNELSIIVDDTHKPLLEKKADTIPTQRKIPFPFSICSRRITAEFSNPILVIRIHKFSPGKTADDINIE
- a CDS encoding DUF554 family protein; translated protein: MIDGFTSMVLASILGVGVPFSEIPVFLYQVKLQSIQM
- a CDS encoding acetolactate synthase large subunit — protein: MKASDLFIRCLENEGVQYIFGIPGEENTDLVDSLISSDIKFILVHHEQAAAFMADIYGRLTGKPGVCLSTLGPGATNLLTGIGSAYLDYSPVVAITGQAGLDRIHKESHQYVDIIGVFKEVTKWNQQIKVPHTIPEIIRKAFKTAVIEKPGAVHIELPEDVAMMDTEGEPLPVTPIPRSNPAEEEIKKAVELINRAKKPIILAGNGVIRDGATESLRKFAEEKQIPVVNSFMAKGVLPSNHPLTLFTVGMQARDYVLCGFDLADLIITVGYDFVEYLPKYWNDEAMNQIIHIDARPAEVDAYYPVQAELVGNVTESLEALTTDVVKKELWPEVKRLRSQIIEKFHSSDNVSGSPIIPQRIIADLKKAEKGNAIVISDVGAHKLWMARMYQPEKPNHTIISNGFASMGIAIPGAIAAKLAKPDKPVIAVTGDGGFLMNGVELATAKRLGLAFVIVIFHDSKYGLIEWKQLNKFDRTNAIEFTDPDFLSFAKSFGVKGVKVTHSDELLHALEEAISSQEIVLIDVDVDYSENVKLSKTLGDYICKL